In Drosophila simulans strain w501 chromosome 3R, Prin_Dsim_3.1, whole genome shotgun sequence, a single window of DNA contains:
- the LOC27207924 gene encoding uncharacterized protein LOC27207924, whose translation MIYFKFCWLLVVVLLFISSQNACAAPKGKGKRGFHLPKININIHHNNIHIG comes from the exons ATGATATACTTTAAATTCTGCTGGCTTCTGGTCGTCGTTCTACTCTTCATTTCCTCGCAAAATGCCTGCGCAGCtccaaaaggaaaaggaaaacggGGATTTCACCTTCCTaaaatcaacataaatatCCATCATAACA ATATTCACATCGGCTGA
- the LOC6730216 gene encoding uncharacterized protein LOC6730216 — MNSLEANEFDAAPEASPNRNPSVDSGPGFVRLKTRQKKLLRKALHGGLTREKALEVVQALPIVKGLLPDPYGIQAANPYPSGLVECVRIGLAAESAGTSLTSEQMTMIKEAIIDVTVEQSGSQKPQFEGCVARRGWLLVTCSNSSTSEWFKQNFCHIQSKVTTKLKLMDESELPRRNVVLGYFPDSLTTSSQKVLEIIQAQNPVSTAEWRVMNRLTHGELLHLSMAVDNESHKKLIELNGTISFRFGRVKLCLKNSLDRKSVLNGRKETSPNRKSLEKAAISREIVPTPQEPVITSVSPWNQSNNPWISHSNPRIQWNQQQMLRYDPYSPRELPPNFLCASYSGSVYGNEGDRRLRPRTWPENY, encoded by the coding sequence ATGAATAGTCTAGAAGCAAATGAGTTTGATGCTGCTCCAGAAGCATCACCCAACCGAAATCCTTCAGTGGATTCGGGTCCTGGCTTTGTCAGGCTGAAAACCAGGCAAAAAAAGCTGCTGCGAAAGGCTCTTCATGGAGGGCTGACCAGAGAAAAGGCTCTGGAGGTGGTGCAAGCTCTTCCCATAGTTAAGGGGCTCCTACCCGATCCTTATGGAATCCAAGCCGCCAATCCGTACCCCTCGGGTTTAGTTGAGTGCGTGAGAATCGGCTTAGCTGCGGAGTCTGCTGGGACTTCCCTGACCAGCGAGCAAATGACCATGATCAAGGAGGCCATTATCGACGTGACCGTGGAGCAATCTGGCAGTCAGAAGCCCCAGTTCGAGGGATGTGTGGCTCGAAGAGGATGGCTTCTTGTGACTTGTTCCAATTCCTCCACCTCAGAATGgttcaaacaaaatttttgCCATATCCAGTCGAAAGTAACCACTAAACTGAAGCTAATGGATGAATCTGAACTGCCAAGAAGGAATGTCGTCCTCGGATATTTTCCAGATAGTCTAACCACCAGCAGCCAGAAGGTCCTGGAAATCATACAGGCCCAGAACCCAGTCTCAACGGCGGAATGGAGGGTCATGAACAGGTTGACCCACGGTGAGCTACTGCACCTTTCTATGGCAGTTGACAATGAATCGCACAAGAAACTGATCGAACTGAATGGAACCATATCCTTTCGATTCGGGCGCGTAAAACTTTGTTTGAAAAACTCCCTCGATAGGAAATCTGTACTAAATGGTAGAAAAGAAACATCGCCAAATAGAAAATCCCTGGAGAAAGCTGCTATAAGTCGGGAAATTGTGCCTACTCCTCAGGAACCTGTGATCACAAGTGTTAGTCCATGGAACCAATCCAATAATCCTTGGATTAGCCATAGCAATCCAAGGATACAGTGGAATCAACAACAGATGCTCAGGTATGATCCTTACAGTCCAAGGGAACTTCCGCCGAATTTTTTGTGTGCCAGCTATTCAGGATCTGTTTATGGGAATGAAGGAGACAGGAGGCTGAGACCTCGAACTTGGCCAGAAAACTACTGA
- the LOC6730217 gene encoding thyroid transcription factor 1-associated protein 26, with protein MKPRSQKSQGKPNGKPNRGPVKVGHNQKPYFKNKNNQKAKGEKPNKPEIRNMKRKEKAAQEAAEREKVRADRDAQVKAYKKKRLEKTKAISKRTQKGQPLMKDRMQLLLKQIEEMKRN; from the exons atgaaGCCGAGATCGCAGAAAAGCCAAGGAAAACCCAATGGAAAACCAAACAGAGGCCCTGTTAAAGTGGGCCACAACCAGAAACCCTACTTTAAGAACAAGAACAACCAAAAGGCCAAAGGG GAAAAGCCAAATAAACCGGAGATTCGGAACATGAAACGCAAGGAAAAGGCTGCCCAGGAGGCTGCGGAGCGGGAGAAAGTTAGGGCGGACCGGGATGCCCAGGTGAAGGCCTATAAAAAGAAGCGTTTGGAGAAAACTAAGGCCATCAGCAAAAGGACCCAAAAGGGACAGCCCTTGATGAAGGATCGTATGCAGCTCCTTCTGAAGCAGATCGAGGAGATGAAACGCAACTAA
- the LOC6730218 gene encoding 28S ribosomal protein S18c, mitochondrial — MLKLGKFLAQNATLVNLVGRQQLGTISRLYSAAPESSDSDLPIDITNPYEKDPQQCILCKHSIEPHYKNVKLLSQFQSPYTGRIYGRHITGLCKRRQEQVEQAILRAQQCLLMPGYHKDLDFLQDPKLFDPERPVRPHKY, encoded by the exons atgTTGAAATTAGGCAAGTTTCTGGCGCAGAATG CCACGTTGGTCAATCTGGTGGGCAGGCAGCAGCTGGGAACCATCAGCCGCCTCTATTCAGCTGCCCCAGAATCATCCGACTCGGATTTGCCGATCGACATAACGAATCCCTATGAAAAGGACCCGCAGCAGTGCATCCTGTGCAAGCACAGTATCGAGCCGCACTACAAGAACGTGAAGCTGCTCTCCCAATTCCAATCGCCCTACACGGGTCGCATTTACGGGCGTCACATCACCGGATTATGCAAGCGCCGGCAGGAGCAGGTGGAGCAGGCTATTCTGCGTGCCCAGCAGTGCCTGCTGATGCCGGGATACCACAAGGACCTCGACTTCCTGCAGGACCCCAAGCTGTTTGATCCAGAGCGGCCCGTCCGCCCACACAAGTACTAG
- the LOC6730219 gene encoding uncharacterized protein LOC6730219: protein MPGEANNTPQSGRRPRLGLSRRGCQSTPLIRLQREGSAANTPKCGEQETPRAQTLSLSSRRIGLSKNRTGLSKKKLEFAAAQGIKDEDQDIVKKPSQKESNDALEALDAPEEKQEHGNQKNNLEISPKSSKIIELQGDIEIWRQGFKASVGDLLTMVEPGLSKNDILTRLGIPHEMLRYLEEECP from the coding sequence ATGCCTGGGGAGGCAAATAACACGCCTCAATCCGGCCGGAGACCCCGACTCGGATTGAGTCGGCGTGGTTGCCAGTCTACGCCTTTAATAAGACTCCAGAGAGAGGGCTCCGCTGCAAATACACCAAAATGTGGCGAACAGGAGACTCCGCGGGCTCAGACTTTATCGCTGAGCTCTCGCAGGATAGGATTGTCCAAGAACAGGACGGGATTGTCCAAGAAGAAGCTAGAGTTCGCTGCGGCCCAAGGAATTAAGGACGAGGACCAGGACATAGTGAAGAAACCATCACAAAAGGAAAGCAATGATGCTCTAGAGGCTCTTGATGCGCCAGAGGAGAAACAGGAGCATGGCAACCAGAAGAACAACCTTGAAATCAGTCCAAAGAGCAGTAAAATCATTGAGCTGCAGGGCGATATAGAAATCTGGCGGCAGGGATTCAAAGCTTCTGTGGGCGACCTACTGACTATGGTCGAGCCAGGACTCTCAAAGAACGATATCCTTACGCGGCTGGGCATTCCCCACGAGATGCTACGCTATCTGGAGGAGGAGTGTCCATAG
- the LOC6730220 gene encoding RING finger protein 37 — protein MSSLINFLNPKLKPSVETDAVCEDGYTAANLVADDVEQLERGFMCFAVCKPPIEIVFDFPKAVDMKVIKLWPSCGALRSTAFELHGRHDGIWERVAFVRDLGRGVDSVTFCYQSDYNSRSSSNSEQSEKVFFFKSAHKILASTNSVKVVIRATERCPPVLRKVQMWGLPARSLDKADRELVKTIWSEISDPYGQRDAAQTPTGQRSPPRNVPELREQSTLSIPEDFLDSITWELMIFPTVLPSGKVVDQSTIDKHAEEEAKWGRQPSDPFTGLEFNAQRKAILHLALKARIEKFLMENSEHFKAVPRSLGTSRQRRRHASQFASSTCQPGQISPAAGTYSALSNAYKQQQRKSRATATATSSSAASFGGSPHSPPAAKRARHSQHGSACATVTSATTSIDQAIQQALQKVTRFSQLPSNSSAGSGSSSAPPASCINCRSAQFGYEIRTCRHLVCRECLVLLSQDQQCVCKVFFRCADVERYHKLDP, from the exons ATGAGCAGCCTGATCAACTTCCTCAACCCGAAGCTGAAGCCCTCCGTGGAGACCGATGCCGTCTGCGAGGATGGCTACACTGCGGCCAATCTGGTGGCCGACGACGTCGAGCAGCTGGAGCGGGGATTCATGTGCTTCGCCGTCTGCAAGCCGCCCATAGAGATCGTCTTTGACTTTCCCAAGGCGGTGGACATGAAGGTCATCAAGCTGTGGCCCTCCTGCGGAGCCCTACGATCCACTGCCTTCGAGCTGCACGGACGACACGATGGCATTTGGGAACGGGTGGCCTTTGTGCGCGATCTGGGGCGTGGTGTCGACTCTGTGACCTTCTGCTACCAGAGCGACTACAACTCACGAAGCAGCTCCAACTCGGAGCAGAGCGAGAAGGTGTTCTTCTTCAAGTCCGCCCACAAGATCCTGGCCAGCACCAACAGCGTCAAGGTGGTGATCCGGGCCACGGAGAGGTGTCCTCCGGTGCTGAGGAAAGTTCAGATGTGGGGACTGCCCGCCCGTTCCCTGGACAAAGCCGATAGGGAGCTGGTCAAGACCATCTGGAGCGAGATAAGCGATCCCTATGGCCAGAGGGACGCGGCCCAGACGCCCACCGGGCAGAGATCACCACCGCGGAATGTTCCAGAGCTCAGGGAGCAGTCGACCCTCTCTATACCTGAGGATTTCCTCGACTCCATCACCTGGGAACTAATG ATCTTCCCCACCGTGCTGCCATCTGGAAAAGTGGTGGACCAGTCCACCATCGACAAGCAcgccgaggaggaggccaagtGGGGTCGCCAGCCCTCGGATCCGTTCACAGGCCTGGAGTTCAATGCGCAACGCAAGGCGATTCTCCACCTGGCCCTAAAAGCGCGCATCGAGAAGTTCCTCATGGAGAATTCGGAGCACTTCAAGGCGGTGCCCCGTTCGCTGGGCACCTCTCGCCAGCGTCGTCGTCACGCCTCGCAGTTCGCCAGCAGCACCTGCCAGCCTGGACAGATTAGTCCAGCTGCCGGAACCTATTCGGCACTGAGCAACGCctacaagcagcagcagcgtaAGAGCAGGGCCACAGCTACGGCCACATCCTCATCGGCGGCATCCTTTGGCGGATCTCCGCACTCGCCGCCGGCGGCCAAAAGAGCAAGGCACAGCCAACACGGTAGCGCCTGTGCCACGGTGACCTCGGCCACAACCTCCATCGACCAGGCCATTCAGCAGGCGCTGCAGAAGGTGACGCGCTTCAGCCAGTTGCCATCGAACTCCAGCGCAGGTTCGGGATCCTCAAGTGCTCCACCCGCCAGCTGCATCAACTGCCGAAGCGCGCAGTTCGGCTACGAGATCCGCACCTGTCGACATCTGGTCTGCCGGGAGTGCCTGGTGCTCCTCTCGCAGGATCAGCAGTGCGTGTGCAAAGTATTCTTCCGCTGCGCCGACGTCGAGCGCTACCACAAGCTGGATCCTTAA
- the LOC6730221 gene encoding sphingomyelin phosphodiesterase, producing the protein MKAIGILLAIALTSGFLVVSAVNLPGVPVDFDLDDHILSAIADDIAERLAREYINFLKTGVETPEFLKLTNQLAKSHSEKDIFTRNMPDLEPRDSFFVCVACRSVTRVLIRTIRDEEGELHDENSSVLMKEFAMDVCRRLNLQTEEVCEGLIDSNLPSVEYIMRNSESDSQSFCSLFMEFNFCNTGSNQDYNWTLTIDNTGEVSPGPKSDTPTFQDSDIRICQFSDIHHDPYYTPGSLATCAEPMCCQRNKETAEGTSDAAGYWGDYRDCDLPWHAFESALDNAVANSKCDFIYQTGDIVDHMVWATSVEKNTMVLTKVSERLNAAFGDVPVYPCIGNHEPHPLNLFSPEGVPDEISTKWLYEHLYNDWSKWLPAETKETILKGGYYTVVPRKGFRIIALNSNDCYTDNFWLYHSGTDKIPQLQWFHDTLLEAEKNGEYVHVLTHIPSGDGTCWSVWAREFNRCVTRFKSTISGMFTGHSHKDELFVYYSEDEGHPTAVAWNGGAVTTYSNKNPNYREYAVNPETYTVTNHWTWIYNLTAANLKPDEQPEWFLEYEFIKEFTEDLSPAGISKLLDEFAENPELMRKYWRYRVTSADPQVNGGCDRNCLAGSLCRAAVTINSQRGRCEELREKLFASLDNEESTSSGSTEATTPGPSTPSDDDNDGGGSSTLGLLSVSSLLAIVLSIRLAL; encoded by the exons ATGAAAGCAATCGGAATCCTGCTGGCGATCGCCTTGACCTCCGGGTTCCTGGTGGTTTCCGCCGTAAACCTGCCGGGAGTGCCCGTGGACTTCGACCTGGACGACCACATCCTGTCCGCCATTGCGGACGATATAGCCGAGCGTCTGGCTAGGGAGTACATCAACTTCCTGAAGACAGGAGTGGAGACGCCCGAGTTCTTGAAGCTCACCAATCAGCTGGCCAAGTCGCACAGTGAGAAGGATATATTCACCAGGAACATGCCCGATCTGGAGCCCAGGGACAGCTTCTTTGTGTGCGTGGCCTGTCGCTCGGTGACGAGGGTTTTGATCCGCACCATTCGCGATGAGGAGGGCGAGCTCCACGACGAGAATAGCTCCGTTCTGATGAAGGAATTCGCCATGGACGTATGCCGCCGCTTGAACCTGCAAACGGAGGAGGTCTGCGAGGGATTGATCGATTCCAACCTGCCCTCCGTGGAGTACATCATGAGGAACTCCGAGAGTGATTCCCAGAGCTTCTGCTCCTTGTTCATGGAGTTTAACTTCTGTAACACCGGTAGCAATCAAGATTACAATTGGACCTTGACTATAGACAATACTGGAGAGGTTTCGCCTGGCCCCAAGTCGGACACTCCCACCTTTCAGGACTCTGACATCAGGATCTGCCAGTTCTCCGACATTCACCATGATCCCTACTACACCCCCGGCAGCCTGGCCACTTGTGCGGAACCCATGTGCTGTCAGAGGAACAAGGAGACCGCCGAGGGTACTTCGGATGCAGCTGGATACTGGGGCGACTACCGGGACTGCGATCTGCCCTGGCACGCCTTCGAGTCAGCCTTGGACAACGCGGTGGCCAACTCCAAGTGCGACTTCATTTACCAGACTGGCGACATAGTGGACCACATGGTGTGGGCCACTTCCGTGGAGAAGAACACCATGGTGCTGACCAAGGTCAGTGAGCGGCTCAACGCGGCCTTCGGAGATGTTCCCGTCTATCCCTGCATCGGAAACCACGAGCCTCATCCACTCAACCT CTTCAGTCCTGAGGGCGTTCCAGATGAGATCAGCACCAAGTGGCTCTACGAGCACCTGTACAACGATTGGTCCAAGTGGCTGCCGGCTGAAACCAAGGAAACCATCCTCAAGGGAGGTTACTACACGGTGGTGCCCAGGAAGGGCTTCCGTATCATCGCTCTGAACAGCAACGATTGCTATACGGACAACTTCTGGTTGTATCACAGCGGCACGGACAAGATTCCCCAACTCCAGTGGTTCCACGATACCCTGTTGGAGGCCGAGAAGAACGGGGAGTACGTCCACGTGCTGACCCACATTCCTTCGGGCGATGGAACCTGCTGGTCCGTTTGGGCTCGGGAATTCAACCGCTGCGTAACCCGCTTCAAGTCCACAATCAGTGGCATGTTCACAGGACACTCGCACAAGGACGAGCTATTCGTTTACTACTCGGAGGACGAAGGACACCCCACCGCAGTGGCGTGGAACGGAGGTGCTGTTACCACCTACTCCAACAAGAACCCCAACTACCGAGAGTACGCCGTCAATCCCGAAACCTACACTGTGACCAATCACTGGACTTGGATTTACAACCTGACTGCCGCCAATCTGAAGCCGGATGAGCAGCCCGAGTGGTTCCTGGAGTACGAGTTCATCAAGGAGTTTACCGAGGACTTGAGTCCGGCCGGAATCAGCAAGCTGCTCGATGAGTTCGCCGAGAATCCCGAATTGATGAGAAAG TACTGGCGCTACCGAGTGACCTCAGCAGATCCCCAGGTGAATGGAGGTTGTGATCGCAACTGCTTGGCAGGATCTCTTTGCCGAGCTGCTGTGACCATCAATTCCCAGCGCGGACGCTGCGAGGAGCTGCGTGAGAAGTTGTTTGCCTCG CTGGACAATGAGGAGAGCACATCGTCGGGAAGCACTGAAGCCACCACTCCAGGTCCCAGCACCCCAAGtgacgacgacaacgacggTGGAGGCTCCTCCACTTTGGGACTGCTCAGCGTTAGCTCCCTGCTGGCCATAGTCCTTTCCATCCGCCTAGCCTTGTAG
- the LOC6730222 gene encoding sphingomyelin phosphodiesterase yields the protein MKLIRSTTLLGIGILLVGCGAFSLPSVYDVLSKDQQATSFVSASVAEEISREYLKYHRTGIETERLQQLGKDIRSSHSKKAIFTESMADLTSTDQFFVCTLCRSTINVFARTFTEGELSGPERDNEAKKLLLGMCDYFAISTQEVCSGLFDLNWPILDFILNETVAQSNTFCSMLPIPICQVQQDEYNLTLSIQGDSPKESNSNLPAKSSEDILVLHLTDIHYDPEYAEGSNAACDEPMCCRNPLPEGSDSSAAAGFWSDYRDCDCPKRLILSAFEHIKENHKIEWIYHTGDVPPHNVWSTTRQGNLDMLSEIDELLATYFPDTPIYPCLGNHEPHPANVFGNDEIPSSLRVDWLYEHVWSLWSKWLPAEAEKTVLRGGYYTASPSKGHRIVALNSMDCYLYNWWLFYNATLIQEQLQWFHDTLLSAEEAGESVHILTHIPAGDGDCWCNWSQEYNRVLTRFNGIITGVFSGHTHKDEMNLHYSEDGYATVVNWNGGSLTSYSNKNPNYRLYELHPENWQVLDHHTYTFNLTEANLTPDEKPKWELEYQFTKEYTEDTSPAGIDRLLLEMAEKPDLLRKFWRNKFTNSDPKLAGGCDNTCLSKTICRIATSNYQERTRCKELQVILAESLEKEPDTDDNNGGGAAGLTALSLASLLALLAASKLLG from the exons ATGAAGTTGATCCGGAGCACAACTCTTTTGGGCATCGGCATATTACTCGTCGGCTGTGGAGCGTTCAGCCTGCCCTCCGTTTACGATGTCCTGTCTAAGGATCAGCAGGCCACATCCTTCGTATCTG CCAGCGTAGCGGAGGAGATAAGCCGTGAGTACCTGAAGTACCACCGAACTGGCATCGAAACGGAGAGGCTTCAGCAGCTGGGAAAGGACATCCGGAGTAGCCACAGCAAGAAGGCCATTTTCACGGAATCCATGGCCGATCTCACCTCCACGGACCAGTTCTTCGTCTGCACACTGTGCAGATCTACCATCAACGTGTTTGCTCGAACTTTCACCGAGGGAGAGCTGAGTGGTCCGGAAAGGGATAATGAGGCAAAGAAACTGCTGCTGGGCATGTGTGACTACTTTGCTATCAGCACCCAGGAGGTGTGCTCCGGATTATTCGATCTCAACTGGCCCATTCTGGACTTCATTCTGAACGAAACCGTGGCACAGTCGAACACCTTTTGCAGCATGCTGCCCATCCCAATTTGCCAGGTGCAACAGGATGAGTACAATCTTACTTTGTCCATCCAGGGAGACTCGCCCAAGGAATCGAACTCCAACTTGCCCGCCAAGAGCTCCGAGGATATTCTCGTCCTGCACCTGACCGACATCCACTACGATCCTGAGTACGCCGAGGGCAGCAATGCAGCTTGCGATGAGCCCATGTGCTGCCGAAATCCGCTGCCCGAAGGATCTGACTCCTCGGCAGCTGCTGGCTTTTGGTCTGATTACCGCGATTGTGACTGCCCCAAACGCCTCATCCTGAGTGCTTTCGAGCACATCAAGGAAAACCACAAGATCGAGTGGATATACCACACTGGAGACGTGCCGCCCCACAACGTGTGGTCCACCACCAGACAGGGCAACCTGGACATGTTGTCCGAAATCGACGAACTGCTGGCCACGTACTTCCCGGACACGCCCATCTACCCCTGTCTTGGGAACCACGAGCCCCATCCAGCAAATGT TTTCGGAAACGACGAGATTCCCAGCTCCCTTAGAGTTGACTGGCTCTATGAGCACGTGTGGAGTTTGTGGTCCAAGTGGTTGCCCGCCGAGGCGGAGAAGACTGTTCTTCGAGGAGGATATTACACCGCATCCCCGAGCAAAGGACACAGGATTGTGGCCCtgaacagcatggactgctACCTGTACAACTGGTGGTTGTTCTATAATGCCACGTTGATTCAGGAGCAACTGCAGTGGTTCCACGACACCCTATTGTCGGCCGAGGAGGCGGGAGAATCGGTCCACATCCTGACCCATATACCCGCTGGAGATGGAGACTGCTGGTGTAACTGGTCTCAAGAATACAACAGGGTTCTCACCCGATTCAATGGCATCATCACTGGAGTCTTCAGTGGTCACACCCACAAGGACGAGATGAACCTGCATTACTCCGAGGACGGCTATGCCACGGTGGTCAACTGGAATGGCGGTAGTCTGACCTCCTACTCGAACAAGAACCCCAACTACCGGCTGTACGAACTCCACCCGGAGAACTGGCAGGTCCTGGACCACCACACCTACACCTTCAACCTGACGGAGGCCAACCTGACGCCCGACGAGAAGCCCAAGTGGGAGCTGGAGTACCAGTTCACCAAGGAGTACACCGAGGACACGAGTCCCGCGGGAATCGATCGCTTGCTGCTGGAAATGGCAGAGAAGCCCGACTTGCTTAGGAAGTTCTGGAGGAACAAGTTCACCAACTCCGATCCCAAGCTGGCAGGGGGCTGTGATAACACCTGTTTGAGCAAGACGATTTGCAGGATAGCCACCAGCAATTACCAGGAGCGCACTCGATGCAAGGAACTTCAGGTCATCCTGGCTGAGAGC TTGGAAAAGGAGCCGGATACGGATGATAATAAtggcggtggtgctgctggaCTAACTGCCCTCAGCTTGGCCTCCTTGCTGGCGCTTTTGGCTGCATCTAAGCTCCTTGGATAA
- the LOC6730224 gene encoding corticotropin-releasing factor-binding protein: protein MKLVVYLYFSMIVLGVQAWPSVKRSFELFPNPAVPHNVHTVSDCMHVASEAGDYIFKKLNPLNSALNREAALLELEAAGAVGVGVVPGEGAAAVAGAGAGTAADVQELQPEVCGLYVIGEPDTIVEITMKHYDANCETGALMAFVDGWELNGEYFPGIKDHHRPLEERVYEFCNNYRQWPRVSNKKFFRSSQNAALLQYRIPVRGSFVANVRFHKITQPCNVLVQDTAAMYTMTNFGQARNCTISALFPAVVSLASLRIGGKSVRAQPKVNYDCQLPSDRLEIGGSAGLDAIGMEQASAVCGASSDLGPEQAIFCGVSTVRLVSSGRYQNQAAIVLRKADVPDMEIATLICAL from the exons ATGAAGTTGGTTGTCTATCTCTATTTCTCCATGATTGTGCTGGGCGTCCAG GCCTGGCCCAGTGTGAAGCGGTCCTTTGAGCTTTTCCCCAACCCTGCGGTGCCGCACAATGTGCACACGGTCTCAG ATTGCATGCATGTGGCCTCCGAGGCAGGTGACTACATCTTCAAGAAGCTCAACCCACTCAACTCGGCCCTCAACCGGGAGGCCGCCCTGCTCGAACTGGAGGCGGCAGGagcagtgggagtgggagttgTTCCGGGGGAGGGCGCAGCGGCagtagcaggagcaggagctggaacGGCAGCAGATGTCCAGGAACTGCAGCCGGAGGTCTGTGGGCTTTATGTGATTGGGGAGCCAGACACGATTGTGGAGATTACAATGAAGCACTACGATGCGAACTGCGAGACAGGAGCCCTAATGGCG TTTGTCGACGGCTGGGAGCTGAATGGCGAGTACTTTCCGGGCATTAAGGATCACCATCGACCGCTGGAGGAGCGCGTTTACGAGTTCTGCAACAACTACAGACAATG GCCCCGAGTTAGCAATAAGAAGTTCTTCCGTTCGAGCCAGAATGCCGCCTTGCTCCAATACCGAATTCCCGTTCGAGGCTCCTTTGTGGCCAATGTGCGGTTCCACAAGATCACGCAAC CCTGCAACGTTTTGGTCCAGGACACGGCCGCCATGTACACGATGACCAACTTTGGCCAGGCTCGCAACTGCACCATCTCGGCGCTCTTTCCGGCCGTGGTTTCGCTGGCCAGCTTGCGGATTGGCGGCAAGAGTGTGCGGGCCCAGCCGAAGGTCAACTACGAT TGTCAATTGCCCAGCGATCGCTTAGAGATCGGCGGATCCGCCGGTCTGGATGCCATTGGAATGGAGCAGGCCAGTGCCGTGTGCGGTGCCTCCAGTGACTTGGGTCCCGAGCAGGCAATCTTTTGCGGCGTGAGCACCGTGCGGCTGGTGTCCTCCGGTCGGTACCAGAACCAGGCGGCCATTGTCCTGCGCAAGGCGGATGTGCCGGACATGGAGATCGCCACGCTCATCTGTGCGCTCTAA
- the LOC6730225 gene encoding uncharacterized protein LOC6730225 — translation MRVPSVLVIFLLGVILVDRYAAGEDLPDKSWISQLKKLRSDLRDCYQSGIHQSLWSCFRSRSLHMFEGIMSSPEISIYDGVRLVAAPNSTENGTRPDDERKDLKHLTWFDQLAVSLAKGLTTHTLQVNLGKLTERYLSSDTSSPDPVGSARLRRHRYNMIITMMFGVTALGAILVPMGFQMLSIVSGKALLLAKMALLLASINGLKRVANNGLHYGLYHVPGEHLGGYYDRGDVSHPRNVPIPVAVAPTLDMGLK, via the exons ATGCGTGTTCCGTCGGTTCTGGTTATATTCCTACTGGGAGTGATCCTAGTTGATCGTTACGCGGCTGGAGAAGATCTGCCGGACAAATCGTGGATATCCCAGCTGAAGAAGCTACGCAGTGATCTTCGAGACTGTTATCAGTCTGGAATACACCAAAGCCTGTGGTCCTGCTTCCGCTCAAGAAGCTTGCACATGTTCGAGGGCATCATGTCGTCTCCAGAGATTTCCATTTACGATGGAGTGCGCCTGGTGGCTGCTCCGAATAGTACGGAAAACGGCACACGACCTGACGATGAGCGAAAGGATTTGAAGCACTTAACCTGGTTCGATCAATTGGCAGTGAGCTTGGCCAAGGGCTTAACCACCCACACTTTGCAAGTGAACTTGGGGAAACTGACGGAGAGATATCTAAGTAGTG ATACTTCTAGTCCCGATCCTGTGGGAAGTGCCCGGTTGAGAAGACATCGTTACAACATGATCATAACCATGATGTTTGGAGTGACTGCTTTGGGGGCCATCTTAGTGCCCATGGGCTTCCAGATGCTTTCCATAGTCAGTGGAAAGGCTCTATTACTGGCCAAGATGGCCCTGCTCTTAGCCTCTATTAATGGCTTAAAGAGG GTGGCCAACAATGGACTGCACTATGGACTGTACCACGTACCGGGAGAACATCTGGGAGGTTATTACGATCGAGGGGATGTGAGTCACCCCAGAAATGTGCCTATTCCCGTAGCTGTGGCCCCCACTTTGGATATGGGATTGAAGTAG